Proteins encoded by one window of Bubalus bubalis isolate 160015118507 breed Murrah chromosome 4, NDDB_SH_1, whole genome shotgun sequence:
- the C4H10orf105 gene encoding uncharacterized protein C10orf105 homolog has translation MNTEGPSPLAFLTAPATPGRLSEAVDPIPVLIALACIFLLLATCLLFMTLCKPRALDPSRRRARECMPHHPGSPSEPQLRLWKRLGSLRRSLHSFRRGRPAPRRPLPGREDNHDCDCTESTKM, from the coding sequence ATGAACACAGAGGGCCCCAGCCCCCTCGCCTTCCTCACAGCTCCAGCCACTCCAGGGAGGCTCTCAGAGGCCGTTGACCCCATCCCCGTGCTCATTGCCCTGGCCTGCATCTTCCTTCTGCTGGCCACCTGTCTGCTGTTCATGACCCTCTGCAAGCCCCGGGCACTGGACCCGAGCCGCCGCCGGGCCCGCGAGTGCATGCCCCACCACCCGGGGAGCCCCAGCGAGCCCCAGCTCCGCCTCTGGAAGCGCCTGGGCTCGCTGCGCCGCTCCCTGCACAGCTTCCGCCGCGGCCGGCCTGCCCCCCGGCGCCCCCTGCCGGGCAGAGAGGACAACCACGACTGCGACTGCACGGAATCTACCAAGATGTGA